In Primulina huaijiensis isolate GDHJ02 chromosome 6, ASM1229523v2, whole genome shotgun sequence, a single window of DNA contains:
- the LOC140979019 gene encoding DNA replication licensing factor MCM7-like, which yields MDDLNFKKDIETAKDFLSNFADPNGEAKYINILQDVANRRAKAVQIELEDLANYKDLDEEFLRRVTENTRRYVGVFATAIDQLMPEPTEVFLDDDQDILTTQRSEEGTENSDRSDPQQKMPMEIKRIFEVYIKASSKGRNFTIREVKAAYIGQLVRISGIVTRCSDVKPLMQVAVYTCEECGFEIYQEVTARVFMPLFDCPSAQCKTNRAKGNLIPQLRASKFLKFQEAKLQELAEHVPKGHIPRSMTVHFRGELTRKVAPGDIVELSGIFLPMPYTGFRAMRAGLIADTYLEAMSVTHFKKKYEEYELRGDEEEQIARLAEDGDIYNKLAQSLAPEIFGHGDIKKALLLLLVGAPHRKLKDGMRIRGDLHICLMGDPGVAKSQLLKHIINVAPRGVYTTGKGSSGVGLTAAVQKDPVTNEMVLEGGALVLADMGICAIDEFDKMDESDRTAIHEVMEQQTVSIAKAGITTSLNARTAVLAAANPAWGRYDLRRTPAENINLPPALLSRFDLLWLILDRADMDTDLEMARHVLHVHQAKESPDLGFTILEPSVLRAYISAARKLSPAVPKELEEYIASAYSSIRQEEAKSSTPHTYTTVRTLLSILRISGALARLRFSDYVAQSDVDEALRLMQMSKFSLYSDERQRSGLDAISDIYSILRDEATRINEMNISYAHALNWISRKGYSEAQLKECLEEYAALNVWQIHPNTFDIRFIDV from the exons ATGGATGATCTCAACTTCAAGAAAGACATAG AAACCGCGAAGGATTTTCTTTCTAACTTTGCAGATCCGAATGGTGAAGCCAAATACATCAACATCCTT CAAGATGTAGCTAATCGTAGAGCTAAGGCCGTCCAGATCGAGCTAGAAGACCTAGCTAAT tatAAGGACTTGGACGAGGAATTTCTGAGGCGGGTCACCGAAAACACGCGGAGATATGTTGGGGTATTTGCGACTGCAATTGACCAGCTTATGCCGGAGCCAACGGAGGTCTTTCTGGATGACGACCAAGATATTTTGACGACTCAGAGATCTGAGGAAGGAACTGAAAATTCTGATCGATCTGATCCACAGCAAAAGATGCCTATGGAAATCAAGCGAATATT TGAAGTTTACATTAAAGCATCTTCAAAAGGTCGGAATTTCACCATTAGGGAGGTCAAAGCTGCATATATCGGTCAGCTTGTAAGGATATCTGGTATTGTGACACGCTGTTCGGATGTCAAACCATTAATGCAGGTGGCCGTCTATACTTGCGAAGAGTGTGGATTCGAAATCTACCAG GAGGTCACTGCCCGAGTATTCATGCCTCTATTTGATTGTCCATCTGCTCAATGCAAAACAAATAGGGCAAAAGGAAATCTTATTCCCCAGCTCAGGGCAtcaaaatttttgaagtttcaggAG GCCAAACTTCAAGAGCTAGCTGAACATGTTCCAAAAGGGCACATTCCTCGGTCCATGACTGTTCATTTTAGGGGAGAGCTTACACGAAAG GTGGCTCCAGGTGATATTGTCGAGTTGTCGGGAATATTTCTTCCAATGCCATACACTGGATTTAGGGCTATGCGAGCTGGATTAATTGCAGATACGTACTTGGAAGCCATGTCTGTCAcccatttcaaaaaaaaatatgaaga GTATGAACTCAGAGGAGATGAGGAAGAGCAAATTGCTCGCTTAGCTGAGGATGGTGACATCTATAACAAATTGGCTCAGTCATTGGCTCCCGAGATATTTGGGCATGGAGATATTAAAAAGGCCCTTCTTCTTCTCCTAGTTGGTGCTCCACATCGAAAATTGAAGGATGGGATGAGG ATTAGAGGAGACCTACACATATGTTTGATGGGTGATCCAGGAGTTGCAAAAAGTCAGCTTCTCAAACACATAATTAATGTTGCCCCAAGGGGTGTTTATACAACTGGTAAAGGAAGTAGTGGAGTTGGTTTGACTGCTGCTGTTCAGAAGGATCCAGTGACGAATGAAATGGTTTTGGAAGGTGGTGCTCTG GTACTTGCGGATATGGGTATATGTGCCATTGATGAATTCGACAAGATGGATGAATCTGATCGTACAGCAATACATGAGGTAATGGAGCAGCAAACTGTTAGTATTGCTAAGGCTGGCATCACTACATCTCTGAATGCACGGACTGCTGTCCTTGCTGCGGCTAATCCGGCCTG GGGAAGATATGATCTTAGGAGAACACCAGCTGAGAATATCAATCTCCcccctgctcttctgtcaaggTTTGATCTCCTGTGGTTGATCCTAGACCGAGCAGATATGGATACGGATCTTGAAATGGCTCGGCATGTTCTCCATGTTCACCAGGCGAAAGAATCTCCTGACCTTGGGTTCACTATCCTTGAACCATCGGTCCTCAG GGCATATATATCAGCTGCAAGAAAATTGTCCCCCGCAGTACCAAAGGAGCTGGAAGAATATATAGCCAGCGCATATTCAAGCATCAGGCAGGAGGAAGCAAAATCAAGTACCCCCCACACTTATACAACTGTTAGAACTCTGCTAAGCATTCTCAGGATATCGGGG GCTTTAGCAAGGCTAAGATTCTCGGATTACGTTGCTCAGAGTGATGTGGATGAGGCACTTAGGTTAATGCAAATGTCAAAGTTCTCTTTGTATTCGGATGAACGCCAAAGATCAGGGTTGGATGCGATTTCTGATATATATTCAATCTTACGGGACGAAGCTACTCGGATTAACGAGATGAATATAAGCTATGCCCATGCGCTCAACTGGATTTCAAGAAAG GGATACAGTGAAGCCCAGCTTAAAGAATGTTTAGAAGAATATGCAGCCTTAAATGTGTGGCAGATCCATCCGAACACATTTGACATCCGTTTTATTGATGTTTAA
- the LOC140979020 gene encoding uncharacterized protein isoform X2, whose amino-acid sequence MGVDVLVNIDDLRSCSTKSICRICHEEESESCKSLEAPCACTGTVKFAHRDCIQRWCNEKRNTICEICLQKFEPGYTSQPKKAHLIDTTIVTIRGRLEIPRINREQENVGEILETEYSECASAADRSAACCRSVALILTALLLIRHCFAVFASGTVSGGYPSSLPTLLIVKASGILLPMYVLLRVIAAIHNSIRHHHRQRSVTNIPSSDER is encoded by the exons ATGGGTGTTGATGTTTTAGTGAATATAGATGATTTAAGATCATGTTCTACAAAATCTATATGCAGAATATGCCATGAAGAAGAGTCCGAAAGCTGTAAAAGCTTGGAGGCTCCTTGCGCTTGCACCGGAACTGTCAAG TTTGCTCACAGAGATTGCATACAGAGATGGTGCAATGAAAAGCGAAACACTATTTGTGAAATTTGCTTGCAG AAATTTGAACCGGGGTACACATCACAGCCGAAGAAGGCACACTTAATCGACACGACGATAGTAACCATAAG GGGAAGGTTGGAAATCCCAAGAATTAATCGAGAACAAGAGAATGTGGGAGAGATTCTTGAAACTGAATACTCGGAGTGTGCATCAGCAGCTGACAGAAGTGCTGCTTGCTGCAGATCAGTGGCTCTCATT TTAACCGCATTGCTTCTGATACGACATTGTTTTGCTGTGTTTGCCTCGGGAACAGTGTCAGGGGGTTACCCATCGTCACTGCCTACA CTTCTTATTGTTAAAGCTAGTGGCATACTTCTTCCCATGTACGTTTTACTTCGGGTTATTGCAGCAATTCACAACAGCATCAGGCATCATCATCGACAG AGATCTGTCACCAACATACCGAGTTCTGACGAGAGATGA
- the LOC140978002 gene encoding uncharacterized protein, with translation MELTMNQSQTNHMISVGKKNGGGAVIRDSFHILTNTLLSLLLPLSFLLLARVAAAQYFLSVSNYATQHPTCLLCSLFLNKTHTILHLLVSVISASTLAQGLTGKITFLSHSSLTRHRLYTAWIFLCMLQLCVGLGIEGSIASGIDGSSFGQEKGLLCRVVFFFGLHETTLFWWRTVVKPVVDDTVFGVYREEEGWLVKVVMGVGFGWLWWWRVREEVEALALAADVKRELMMGIGVVDFVGWWLYYTTVTIGMVGIVKGLIGVLMFLACNCRRRENCKPTPNDEKV, from the coding sequence ATGGAGTTGACGATGAATCAATCACAAACCAATCATATGATCAGTGTCGGCAAGAAAAATGGCGGCGGCGCTGTCATCCGGGATTCTTTCCATATACTCACCAACACCCTCCTCAGTCTTCTCCTCCCTCTCTCGTTCCTCCTCCTCGCCCGAGTCGCCGCCGCACAATATTTCCTCTCCGTATCTAACTACGCCACTCAGCATCCCACTTGTTTACTATGCTCCCTTTTCTTGAACAAGACACACACGATTCTCCATCTTCTCGTCTCTGTGATTAGTGCATCCACTCTCGCCCAAGGACTTACAGGAAAAATCACATTCCTGAGCCACAGCTCCTTGACACGACATCGTCTATACACCGCGTGGATTTTCCTTTGCATGTTACAACTATGTGTCGGGTTAGGTATTGAAGGGAGCATAGCCTCTGGTATAGACGGTTCGAGTTTCGGTCAAGAAAAGGGTCTGCTCTGCAGAGTGGTTTTCTTCTTCGGTCTGCATGAAACGACGCTGTTTTGGTGGAGGACCGTGGTGAAGCCCGTGGTCGATGACACGGTGTTCGGAGTTTACAGGGAGGAGGAAGGATGGTTGGTGAAGGTGGTGATGGGGGTGGGCTTCGGGTGGCTTTGGTGGTGGCGCGTGAGAGAGGAGGTGGAGGCGCTGGCGCTGGCGGCTGATGTGAAGAGGGAGCTGATGATGGGGATTGGGGTGGTGGACTTTGTGGGATGGTGGCTGTATTACACAACGGTGACAATTGGAATGGTTGGAATTGTGAAGGGATTGATTGGGGTATTGATGTTCTTGGCTTGTAATTGTAGGAGAAGGGAGAATTGCAAGCCAACTCCAAATGACGAAAAGGTTTGA
- the LOC140979237 gene encoding uncharacterized protein: MDLLTSLDSNSATTGSSYASNKRKYNNINMGDERVVVAVKVKGNGKKQRSEGSPSDCWSSRKYDQKPIKGSPYPRGYYRCSTSKNCSAKKQVERCKTDATTLIITYTCAHNHPEPDSRKQEPEGTPKQEPESKHEQETPVKDHNNIDQGDHPKFTINSLEDHLVEENPYNEDLQLSSLPLDFSEFKTEENDFYDELEELPTSSFFTAFMRSDLCDRRILLNPF, translated from the exons ATGGATCTGCTTACCAGTTTGGATTCCAATTCCGCAACAACAGGGAGTAGTTATGCATCAAACAAGAG aaagtacaataatataaatatgggTGACGAGAGGGTTGTGGTAGCTGTGAAAGTAAAAGGAAATGGTAAAAAACAGAGAAGTGAAGGGTCTCCTTCTGACTGTTGGTCTTCGAGGAAATATGACCAGAAACCCATTAAAGGATCTCCTTATCCGAG GGGTTACTACAGATGCAGCACATCCAAGAATTGTTCTGCAAAGAAACAAGTAGAAAGATGCAAAACAGATGCAACAACGCTCATAATCACCTACACTTGTGCCCACAATCATCCAGAGCCTGATAGTCGGAAACAAGAACCAGAGGGAACTCCAAAACAAGAACCAGAATCTAAGCATGAACAAGAAACTCCCGTTAAAGATCATAATAATATTGATCAAGGAGACCATCCCAAATTTACAATCAACTCACTTGAAGATCACCTCGTCGAAGAAAACCCATACAATGAAGATCTTCAGCTGTCTTCTCTTCCGCTGGATTTTTCGGAGTTCAAAACTGAGGAAAACGACTTCTATGATGAACTTGAAGAACTGCCCACTTCTTCATTTTTCACTGCCTTCATGAGAAGTGATCTCTGTGACAGAAGGATTCTTTTGAACCCTTTTTGA
- the LOC140979021 gene encoding LOW QUALITY PROTEIN: bZIP transcription factor 53-like (The sequence of the model RefSeq protein was modified relative to this genomic sequence to represent the inferred CDS: deleted 1 base in 1 codon) yields the protein MASKQLPTSSSSDANERKRKRKISNRESARRSRMRKQKHLDELIAQEKQVHEENKKLRQMIDSASQMYLNFSSENNVLRAQGSELTGRLQSLNSVLFIASEVSGMAFDYIPSVPEALLEPWQLPCPVQPIPASADIFRY from the exons ATGGCTTCAAAACAGCTCCCAACTAGTTCTAGTTCCGATGCCAATGAAAGGAAAAGGAAGCGGAAGATTTCAAACCGGGAATCTGCTCGTAGATCCCGAATGAGGAAGCAGAAACACTTGGATGAGCTGATTGCTCAAGAGAAGCAAGTGCATGAGGAGAACAAAAAGCTTAGGCAGATGATCGACAGTGCCTCTCAGATGTACCTCAATTTTTCATCTGAGAATAATGTTCTGAGGGCTCAGGGTTCGGAGCTGACTGGTCGTCTCCAATCACTCAACTCTGTTCTGTTTATTGCGTCTGAGGTGAGCGGCATGGCctttgat tatattcccagTGTACCGGAGGCTTTGCTCGAACCGTGGCAACTACCTTGCCCTGTTCAGCCTATTCCAGCTTCTGCTGATATCTTCAGGTACTAA
- the LOC140979020 gene encoding uncharacterized protein isoform X1 → MGVDVLVNIDDLRSCSTKSICRICHEEESESCKSLEAPCACTGTVKFAHRDCIQRWCNEKRNTICEICLQKFEPGYTSQPKKAHLIDTTIVTIRGRLEIPRINREQENVGEILETEYSECASAADRSAACCRSVALILTALLLIRHCFAVFASGTVSGGYPSSLPTLLIVKASGILLPMYVLLRVIAAIHNSIRHHHRQVYLFEFIHSGEEGNWLYYGCRKFHVYSLKFREFFLFD, encoded by the exons ATGGGTGTTGATGTTTTAGTGAATATAGATGATTTAAGATCATGTTCTACAAAATCTATATGCAGAATATGCCATGAAGAAGAGTCCGAAAGCTGTAAAAGCTTGGAGGCTCCTTGCGCTTGCACCGGAACTGTCAAG TTTGCTCACAGAGATTGCATACAGAGATGGTGCAATGAAAAGCGAAACACTATTTGTGAAATTTGCTTGCAG AAATTTGAACCGGGGTACACATCACAGCCGAAGAAGGCACACTTAATCGACACGACGATAGTAACCATAAG GGGAAGGTTGGAAATCCCAAGAATTAATCGAGAACAAGAGAATGTGGGAGAGATTCTTGAAACTGAATACTCGGAGTGTGCATCAGCAGCTGACAGAAGTGCTGCTTGCTGCAGATCAGTGGCTCTCATT TTAACCGCATTGCTTCTGATACGACATTGTTTTGCTGTGTTTGCCTCGGGAACAGTGTCAGGGGGTTACCCATCGTCACTGCCTACA CTTCTTATTGTTAAAGCTAGTGGCATACTTCTTCCCATGTACGTTTTACTTCGGGTTATTGCAGCAATTCACAACAGCATCAGGCATCATCATCGACAGGTATACTTATTCGAGTTCATTCATTCGGGGGAAGAGGGAAATTGGTTGTATTATGGATGCCGGAAATTTCATGTATATTCTCTAAAATttagagaattttttttattcgattAA
- the LOC140979020 gene encoding uncharacterized protein isoform X3, producing MGVDVLVNIDDLRSCSTKSICRICHEEESESCKSLEAPCACTGTVKFAHRDCIQRWCNEKRNTICEICLQKFEPGYTSQPKKAHLIDTTIVTIRGRLEIPRINREQENVGEILETEYSECASAADRSAACCRSVALICQGVTHRHCLHFLLLKLVAYFFPCTFYFGLLQQFTTASGIIIDRYTYSSSFIRGKREIGCIMDAGNFMYIL from the exons ATGGGTGTTGATGTTTTAGTGAATATAGATGATTTAAGATCATGTTCTACAAAATCTATATGCAGAATATGCCATGAAGAAGAGTCCGAAAGCTGTAAAAGCTTGGAGGCTCCTTGCGCTTGCACCGGAACTGTCAAG TTTGCTCACAGAGATTGCATACAGAGATGGTGCAATGAAAAGCGAAACACTATTTGTGAAATTTGCTTGCAG AAATTTGAACCGGGGTACACATCACAGCCGAAGAAGGCACACTTAATCGACACGACGATAGTAACCATAAG GGGAAGGTTGGAAATCCCAAGAATTAATCGAGAACAAGAGAATGTGGGAGAGATTCTTGAAACTGAATACTCGGAGTGTGCATCAGCAGCTGACAGAAGTGCTGCTTGCTGCAGATCAGTGGCTCTCATT TGTCAGGGGGTTACCCATCGTCACTGCCTACA CTTCTTATTGTTAAAGCTAGTGGCATACTTCTTCCCATGTACGTTTTACTTCGGGTTATTGCAGCAATTCACAACAGCATCAGGCATCATCATCGACAGGTATACTTATTCGAGTTCATTCATTCGGGGGAAGAGGGAAATTGGTTGTATTATGGATGCCGGAAATTTCATGTATATTCTCTAA
- the LOC140979020 gene encoding uncharacterized protein isoform X4, which yields MGVDVLVNIDDLRSCSTKSICRICHEEESESCKSLEAPCACTGTVKFAHRDCIQRWCNEKRNTICEICLQKFEPGYTSQPKKAHLIDTTIVTIRGRLEIPRINREQENVGEILETEYSECASAADRSAACCRSVALICQGVTHRHCLHFLLLKLVAYFFPCTFYFGLLQQFTTASGIIIDRDLSPTYRVLTRDEKGQHNNVESQP from the exons ATGGGTGTTGATGTTTTAGTGAATATAGATGATTTAAGATCATGTTCTACAAAATCTATATGCAGAATATGCCATGAAGAAGAGTCCGAAAGCTGTAAAAGCTTGGAGGCTCCTTGCGCTTGCACCGGAACTGTCAAG TTTGCTCACAGAGATTGCATACAGAGATGGTGCAATGAAAAGCGAAACACTATTTGTGAAATTTGCTTGCAG AAATTTGAACCGGGGTACACATCACAGCCGAAGAAGGCACACTTAATCGACACGACGATAGTAACCATAAG GGGAAGGTTGGAAATCCCAAGAATTAATCGAGAACAAGAGAATGTGGGAGAGATTCTTGAAACTGAATACTCGGAGTGTGCATCAGCAGCTGACAGAAGTGCTGCTTGCTGCAGATCAGTGGCTCTCATT TGTCAGGGGGTTACCCATCGTCACTGCCTACA CTTCTTATTGTTAAAGCTAGTGGCATACTTCTTCCCATGTACGTTTTACTTCGGGTTATTGCAGCAATTCACAACAGCATCAGGCATCATCATCGACAG AGATCTGTCACCAACATACCGAGTTCTGACGAGAGATGAAAAAGGGCAGCATAATAATGTCGAATCACAACCATAA